A region of Candidatus Marinimicrobia bacterium CG08_land_8_20_14_0_20_45_22 DNA encodes the following proteins:
- a CDS encoding divalent metal ion transporter translates to MLRRYKIVESRIVECNEPNAPILQFISPDEKEKRWLIDEYLVDEHTLNSALDPDELSRLEYEPNHIAIIFKRP, encoded by the coding sequence ATGCTCCGTCGATATAAAATTGTGGAAAGCCGGATTGTTGAATGCAACGAGCCAAACGCTCCGATCCTACAGTTTATCAGTCCGGACGAAAAAGAAAAAAGATGGTTGATCGATGAGTATCTCGTCGATGAACACACACTAAATTCTGCGCTTGATCCGGACGAGCTCTCCCGTCTCGAATACGAACCGAACCATATCGCCATCATTTTTAAACGACCGAA